TAGCCAAAAGGGTTATGAGATTACTCTCGGTCCAGTGCCACAAGCCGAGAATTATTCCGCTCACACCTTTTGAGCTTATAATTCTCGCCGCTTCAAGCACTTCCTCTTTATCATCAATTCCAAAGTTTTCTCCTTTTTCAAGTGCCTCGTACTTTCTCAGCTCTGCATTGACATCCAATACTTCAAATTCTTTCAAAGCTTCAATCAAAGCTTTGTGCTTTTCCATCAAAGCCTTCTCACGTTCTTCTGAAAGAGCCGTCGGCCGAGGGTCAGTAAAAGTTGCAATCGCTATCATATAAACCACCTTACGTCAATATAAGCTTAATTCTTGTAGTTTCATAATCCTCTAAAACTGCAAACATCCCACCAATCTTGAATATTCCCTTATCAGTCTCCAAATCAAAATTATCTATGCCCTCCTCCATTGCCACGGTATAGCCTACTACCCTTCCTTTAAGATCCTCAATCTCCCCTGTTGTCAAATTTCTAGCAATAATCTCTGCATAAATGTTGCTATCGCTTAAATGCCGTCTTATCACGTCCACAGCATGAAAAGTCGTGAAAAAGCGTAAATCATCCTTGCGGTTTATATCTTCAAGTATCAAGGTGGATTCCTTAAACGCCTCTCTGATAAAACTGTATTGTGAGAATATGATTTCTGGATAAGTTGCCTTAAAGCTCGGCGGATTTCTGGGCCTAAAGCCTATATTTTGGATATCTATGACCTCTCTACCGTCAAACATTCCAATAAAGTGATTAAGCTTGTGGAATTTCCTTACAAACAGATTCCCAAGTTTGCTGAAATCGGACAAATCTATCTTTTCCTCAGTGTAGAGAGATACTGTAACGCCTCTTTTTAGAGCATTTTTAATATTGCCCTCAATCTCTTCTAAGAATTTTTCAGGAGCCACAAGAA
The nucleotide sequence above comes from Thermococcus sp. M39. Encoded proteins:
- the trmB gene encoding HTH-type sugar-sensing transcriptional regulator TrmB — encoded protein: MEISEKVLTMLTRLGFTKYEVLTYWTLLVYGPSTAKEISERSGIPYNRVYDTIASLKARGFVSEIESSPRVYVAFSPSIAFLKFKKEVDDIKKQLEEELKKVKVKEEERPGIWRTKDLDEAVEMVKESLDISEYEVILVAPEKFLEEIEGNIKNALKRGVTVSLYTEEKIDLSDFSKLGNLFVRKFHKLNHFIGMFDGREVIDIQNIGFRPRNPPSFKATYPEIIFSQYSFIREAFKESTLILEDINRKDDLRFFTTFHAVDVIRRHLSDSNIYAEIIARNLTTGEIEDLKGRVVGYTVAMEEGIDNFDLETDKGIFKIGGMFAVLEDYETTRIKLILT